Proteins encoded by one window of Methanothermobacter sp. K4:
- the mcrA gene encoding coenzyme-B sulfoethylthiotransferase subunit alpha codes for MADKLFINALKKKFEESPEEKKTTFYTLGGWKQSERKTEFVNAGKEVAAKRGIPQYNPDIGTPLGQRVLMPYQVSTTDTYVEGDDLHFVNNAAMQQMWDDIRRTVIVGLNHAHAVIEKRLGKEVTPETITHYLETVNHAMPGAAVVQEHMVETHPALVADSYVKVFTGNDEIADEIDPAFVIDINKQFPDDQAEALKAEVGDGIWQVVRIPTIVSRTCDGATTSRWSAMQIGMSMISAYKQAAGEAATGDFAYAAKHAEVIHMGTYLPVRRARGENEPGGVPFGYLADICQSSRVNYEDPVRVTLDVVATGAMLYDQIWLGSYMSGGVGFTQYATAAYTDNILDDFTYFGKEYVEDKYGLCEAPNTMDTVLDVATEVTFYGLEQYEEYPALLEDQFGGSQRAAVVAAAAGCSTAFATGNAQTGLSGWYLSMYLHKEQHSRLGFYGYDLQDQCGASNVFSIRGDEGLPLELRGPNYPNYAMNVGHQGEYAGISQAPHAARGDAFVFNPLVKIAFADDNLVFDFTNVRGEFAKGALREFEPAGERALITPAK; via the coding sequence ATGGCTGACAAATTGTTCATAAATGCTTTAAAGAAAAAATTTGAAGAATCCCCTGAAGAGAAGAAAACCACATTCTACACACTTGGTGGCTGGAAACAGTCAGAAAGAAAAACCGAGTTTGTGAACGCTGGTAAAGAAGTGGCAGCAAAGAGGGGCATACCCCAGTACAACCCTGACATAGGTACCCCACTTGGTCAGAGGGTGCTCATGCCCTACCAGGTTTCAACAACCGATACCTATGTTGAAGGGGACGACCTCCACTTCGTAAACAACGCTGCCATGCAGCAGATGTGGGATGACATAAGGAGGACCGTCATCGTCGGTCTGAACCACGCCCACGCTGTTATAGAAAAGAGGCTGGGTAAGGAGGTTACACCTGAGACAATAACCCACTACCTTGAAACAGTGAACCACGCAATGCCCGGTGCAGCTGTCGTCCAGGAGCACATGGTGGAAACCCACCCTGCCCTGGTGGCAGACAGTTACGTCAAGGTATTCACAGGTAACGACGAAATAGCAGACGAAATCGACCCTGCATTCGTCATAGACATCAACAAACAGTTCCCAGATGACCAGGCAGAAGCCCTCAAGGCAGAGGTTGGAGATGGAATCTGGCAGGTCGTCAGGATCCCAACCATAGTTTCAAGGACCTGTGACGGTGCAACAACCTCAAGATGGTCCGCCATGCAGATAGGTATGTCCATGATTTCAGCCTACAAACAGGCAGCAGGTGAAGCCGCAACAGGTGACTTCGCATATGCTGCAAAACACGCTGAAGTTATACACATGGGTACATACCTGCCTGTGAGACGTGCAAGGGGTGAAAACGAGCCTGGTGGTGTACCATTCGGTTACCTTGCCGACATCTGTCAGAGCTCAAGGGTCAACTATGAGGACCCTGTCAGGGTGACACTGGACGTTGTGGCAACCGGTGCAATGCTCTACGACCAGATCTGGCTTGGATCATACATGTCAGGTGGTGTCGGATTCACACAGTACGCTACAGCAGCATACACAGACAACATACTTGACGACTTCACCTACTTCGGTAAGGAGTACGTGGAGGACAAGTATGGACTCTGTGAGGCACCAAACACCATGGACACAGTCCTGGACGTTGCAACTGAGGTCACATTCTACGGCCTTGAACAGTACGAAGAATACCCAGCACTCCTAGAGGACCAGTTCGGTGGATCACAGAGGGCAGCAGTCGTTGCAGCTGCAGCTGGATGTTCCACAGCATTCGCAACAGGAAACGCCCAGACAGGTCTCAGCGGATGGTACCTCTCAATGTACCTCCACAAGGAACAGCACTCAAGGCTCGGATTCTACGGTTACGACCTCCAGGACCAGTGTGGTGCATCCAACGTCTTCTCAATAAGGGGCGACGAGGGACTGCCACTGGAGCTTCGTGGACCTAACTATCCAAACTACGCCATGAACGTGGGACACCAGGGTGAATATGCAGGTATATCACAGGCACCACACGCTGCCCGTGGAGACGCCTTTGTATTCAACCCACTGGTGAAAATAGCATTTGCAGACGACAACCTCGTCTTCGACTTCACCAACGTCCGTGGCGAATTCGCCAAAGGTGCTCTGCGAGAGTTCGAACCAGCCGGTGAAAGAGCACTCATAACACCCGCAAAATAG
- the mmp10 gene encoding methyl coenzyme M reductase-arginine methyltransferase Mmp10 (Mmp10 (methanogenesis marker protein 10) is a cobalamin-requiring radical SAM methyltransferase that creates the methylarginine modification to methyl coenzyme M reductase.) codes for MQIIADLGGIPGKDCRGFCRYCYFRKVGDFEPFGCRNCSPGRVGCETCGMDVAEKGKEFLPPFLVMGNVQTTLMMQNIQDKDLKINISGGGDVSCYPHLEELTAGLSEFGIPIHLGYTSGKGMDDPEMASRLIGNGVDEVTFTVFSADPLLRREWMRDRNAENALEALRIFCESCEVHAAAVIIPGVNDGDDLLETCSRLEEWGATGFIMMRFANYEHQGLILGNEPIIEGVEPHTVQEFEDLVRMVDREFNIRVTGTPVCDPENGTPFVLADDSSREYLEILPEIRGEATIITGSIAAPYIRRIIRNLGADDMVNVVGVEKDIACLITRKDLEGVDLSELKETVIIPGRAFVHEMQAREILSRDGTDRIVIRGPERLTVDGEMSGTLSQYDVIEREMEAFYELIQAINFFGASE; via the coding sequence ATGCAGATAATAGCTGATTTGGGCGGTATACCCGGCAAGGACTGCAGGGGATTCTGCAGATACTGTTACTTCAGGAAAGTTGGGGACTTTGAACCCTTCGGCTGCAGGAACTGCTCCCCGGGGCGGGTGGGCTGTGAGACCTGTGGAATGGATGTTGCAGAGAAGGGAAAGGAATTTTTACCCCCATTCCTTGTCATGGGTAATGTGCAGACGACACTTATGATGCAGAACATTCAGGATAAGGACCTGAAGATAAACATCAGTGGTGGGGGTGATGTGAGCTGCTACCCCCACCTTGAGGAGCTGACAGCGGGGCTGAGTGAATTTGGGATCCCGATACACCTTGGATACACGAGCGGTAAGGGCATGGATGACCCTGAAATGGCATCCAGGCTCATAGGGAATGGTGTGGATGAGGTAACCTTCACGGTGTTCTCAGCTGACCCCCTCCTGAGGCGGGAGTGGATGCGTGATAGAAACGCTGAAAATGCACTTGAAGCCCTCAGGATATTCTGTGAATCCTGTGAGGTTCACGCTGCAGCAGTGATCATACCCGGTGTGAATGATGGGGATGACCTCCTTGAAACCTGCTCCAGACTTGAGGAATGGGGGGCCACCGGATTCATAATGATGCGGTTCGCAAACTATGAGCACCAGGGGCTGATACTCGGCAATGAGCCAATAATTGAGGGTGTAGAGCCGCACACGGTCCAGGAATTTGAGGACCTTGTGAGGATGGTTGACCGGGAGTTCAATATCAGGGTTACAGGGACTCCTGTCTGCGACCCTGAGAACGGGACCCCATTTGTCCTTGCAGATGACTCAAGCAGGGAGTACCTTGAGATCCTCCCTGAAATCAGGGGTGAGGCAACCATAATCACAGGATCCATTGCAGCCCCCTACATAAGGAGGATAATAAGAAACCTTGGGGCAGATGACATGGTGAACGTTGTTGGTGTTGAAAAGGACATAGCATGCCTCATCACCAGGAAGGACCTTGAGGGGGTGGACCTCAGCGAACTTAAGGAAACAGTGATAATCCCTGGCCGGGCATTTGTCCATGAAATGCAGGCAAGGGAGATTCTGAGCCGCGATGGTACCGACCGGATAGTCATAAGGGGTCCTGAAAGACTAACCGTCGATGGTGAAATGAGCGGTACGCTGTCCCAGTATGATGTTATAGAGAGGGAAATGGAAGCATTCTATGAACTTATACAGGCCATAAATTTCTTCGGTGCTTCTGAATGA
- the mtrC gene encoding tetrahydromethanopterin S-methyltransferase subunit MtrC, with the protein MSVAAGGPAGAAIPESRLMALGILGGLAGIYASAVNPVIGPVLASLGAVCAIVWGADAIRRVASYGLGTGVPSIGYMSVAIGIVGVVAGLASAFVVPALAVPVVALILAMILGVVVAVLGKKIVKMKIPILEKCTAEISGAAALSVLGFSAAIAGSYTLQAMLTSVITTGFIGLLFILNTMAIQHPFNACLGPNENQTRTLKLAASTGFISMAVVGLLGIGLNPGWWVVSLVGALCWILAFRAFVSASFEEAASVKWSGLWPKEEEH; encoded by the coding sequence ATGTCAGTAGCAGCTGGAGGACCGGCCGGCGCAGCCATACCTGAGAGCAGGCTCATGGCACTTGGAATACTGGGCGGACTTGCAGGCATATATGCATCCGCAGTTAACCCGGTCATAGGACCAGTTCTGGCCTCCCTTGGAGCAGTCTGTGCAATAGTATGGGGTGCAGACGCCATAAGGAGGGTTGCAAGTTACGGTCTCGGTACCGGTGTGCCATCAATCGGGTACATGTCAGTTGCAATAGGTATAGTTGGTGTGGTCGCTGGACTGGCATCAGCGTTTGTGGTACCTGCCCTTGCAGTACCTGTTGTTGCACTGATACTGGCAATGATACTGGGTGTGGTTGTGGCTGTACTGGGTAAGAAGATAGTTAAGATGAAAATCCCAATCCTCGAGAAGTGCACTGCCGAGATCTCAGGTGCAGCAGCACTTTCAGTCCTTGGATTCTCAGCAGCCATTGCAGGTAGCTACACACTGCAGGCAATGCTCACATCAGTCATAACAACAGGATTCATAGGCCTGCTATTCATACTCAACACAATGGCGATTCAGCACCCATTCAACGCATGTCTAGGTCCAAATGAGAACCAGACAAGGACACTGAAACTTGCAGCATCAACAGGGTTCATATCCATGGCCGTTGTGGGCCTACTTGGAATAGGGCTCAACCCTGGCTGGTGGGTTGTTTCACTTGTCGGTGCACTCTGCTGGATACTGGCATTCAGGGCATTCGTGAGCGCATCCTTCGAGGAAGCAGCATCCGTGAAATGGTCAGGTCTCTGGCCTAAGGAGGAAGAGCACTAG
- a CDS encoding DUF134 domain-containing protein, translating into MARPRRYRRILGEPLVAAFSPEDSEKENEVEITLDEFEAVRLRDYHDIKQKKAAEIMGISQPTFHRTLKSARAKIAEALVEGRPIILKGGDYITDRRRYKCMDCQFEWISPGGKYKKCPDCDSENITLVSADTLPGMGRRGSGRDHGSQIGAQDVCKCIECGYEAPKTPDISCRMEKCPECRAPMYGSH; encoded by the coding sequence ATGGCTAGGCCGAGAAGATACAGAAGAATTCTGGGAGAACCCCTTGTGGCTGCATTTTCCCCGGAAGACAGTGAAAAAGAAAATGAGGTTGAGATAACCCTCGATGAATTCGAGGCTGTCAGGTTAAGGGACTACCATGACATAAAACAGAAAAAGGCAGCTGAAATCATGGGCATATCACAGCCAACATTTCACAGGACACTGAAATCTGCACGGGCCAAGATAGCAGAGGCCCTGGTAGAGGGCAGACCAATAATACTGAAAGGGGGTGATTACATCACAGACAGGAGAAGATACAAGTGCATGGACTGCCAGTTTGAGTGGATTTCACCTGGGGGGAAATACAAGAAGTGTCCAGACTGTGATTCAGAAAACATAACACTGGTGTCAGCAGATACACTACCAGGGATGGGAAGGCGTGGCTCCGGAAGAGACCATGGCTCTCAAATTGGAGCACAAGATGTCTGCAAATGCATTGAATGCGGATACGAGGCACCAAAAACACCGGACATTTCATGCAGAATGGAGAAATGTCCCGAGTGCAGAGCACCCATGTACGGGTCCCATTGA
- the mcrG gene encoding coenzyme-B sulfoethylthiotransferase subunit gamma has translation MAQYYPGTSKVAQNRRNFCNPEYELEKLREISDEDVVKILGHRAPGEEYPSVHPPLEEMDEPEDAIRELVEPIDGAKAGDRVRYIQFTDSMYFAPAQPYVRSRAYLCRYRGADAGTLSGRQIIETRERDLEKISKELLETEFFDPARSGVRGKSVHGHSLRLDEDGMMFDMLRRQIYNKDTGRVEMVKNQIGDELDEPVDLGEPLDEETLMEKTTIYRVDGEAYRDDTEAVEIMQRIHVLRSQGGYNPE, from the coding sequence ATGGCACAATACTATCCCGGAACAAGTAAGGTTGCTCAGAACAGAAGGAATTTCTGTAACCCTGAATATGAACTTGAAAAACTGAGAGAAATCTCAGATGAAGATGTAGTAAAGATTCTGGGTCACAGGGCCCCAGGGGAAGAATACCCAAGTGTTCACCCACCACTGGAAGAGATGGATGAACCAGAAGACGCAATAAGGGAGCTCGTGGAACCAATAGACGGTGCAAAGGCCGGTGACAGGGTACGATACATACAGTTCACAGACTCAATGTACTTCGCCCCAGCCCAGCCATACGTACGATCAAGGGCATACCTCTGCAGGTACAGGGGTGCAGACGCAGGTACACTCTCAGGACGTCAGATCATAGAGACCAGGGAAAGGGACCTTGAAAAGATATCCAAGGAACTCCTTGAAACAGAGTTCTTTGACCCTGCAAGGTCAGGTGTCAGGGGTAAATCTGTCCATGGACACTCACTGCGTCTCGATGAGGACGGAATGATGTTCGACATGCTCAGAAGGCAGATCTACAACAAGGACACCGGCAGAGTCGAAATGGTCAAAAACCAGATCGGTGACGAACTCGACGAACCCGTGGACCTTGGTGAACCACTGGATGAGGAAACCCTGATGGAAAAAACAACCATCTACCGTGTGGATGGTGAAGCCTACCGTGATGATACAGAAGCCGTGGAGATCATGCAGAGAATCCACGTTTTAAGATCACAAGGAGGGTACAACCCAGAATAA
- the mcrC gene encoding methyl-coenzyme M reductase I operon protein C, with protein MIGKCTHVVDCRETMGMGEGGGIAQRGTFAQCGSEVLAVAMSPGRRHITKPVCEITFALREANIMTSTLVLNAGAGVPQDAPSAGAGSLFGLTPAEVEQMKRHRLLVVHLGGVKNHITYKARLILRNVDRPCIVICEYPVDFEDFAKIGVKTRAVMPDEPKTRGTIVDIVSGVIRGETCPQEKLDEIIRKVKLALGGA; from the coding sequence ATGATCGGAAAGTGCACTCACGTGGTTGACTGTAGAGAGACAATGGGTATGGGTGAAGGTGGAGGAATAGCCCAGAGGGGCACCTTTGCCCAGTGCGGAAGTGAAGTTCTGGCAGTGGCAATGTCACCTGGCAGGCGCCACATAACCAAGCCTGTCTGTGAGATAACATTTGCCCTGCGGGAAGCAAACATAATGACAAGTACTCTGGTACTCAACGCAGGTGCAGGGGTTCCACAGGATGCTCCAAGTGCCGGTGCAGGAAGCCTCTTTGGATTAACACCTGCTGAAGTCGAGCAGATGAAGCGGCACAGACTCCTTGTGGTACACCTTGGCGGAGTCAAGAACCACATCACCTACAAGGCACGCCTCATACTCAGAAACGTTGACCGTCCATGCATAGTCATATGCGAGTACCCGGTTGACTTTGAGGACTTTGCGAAGATAGGTGTCAAAACCAGGGCCGTAATGCCGGATGAACCAAAAACCAGGGGAACAATCGTTGACATCGTGAGTGGAGTTATTAGAGGAGAAACCTGTCCCCAGGAAAAACTGGATGAGATTATAAGAAAGGTTAAGTTAGCTTTAGGAGGTGCATGA
- the mtrE gene encoding tetrahydromethanopterin S-methyltransferase subunit E, whose translation MDPMITGLGVVALMGAAATIAGAAEDLESDVGSQSNPNSQVQLAPQMGHLHRIINKAVSGEPVAYGTWCGIAGSVAFVLINSMQLPVIMAIAIGAVIAAMVHTTYAVTSHMGRIVSQSQFNQPLFMDMLVQHLGPIAGHGFIVTFCIVGLSYLMTLPIPGFAHPFPLPLLAVLWGITIGAIGSSTGDVHYGAEREYQQYPFGGGIPVAIHGDITTKAELGARNSMDVVHFCAKYGGPLTGFAFGAIVFLSFWNTIVFGITGGIISGLIIVLLLIILNNRLEVSARNKYGPYKEEE comes from the coding sequence ATGGACCCTATGATAACAGGTTTAGGTGTTGTAGCTCTCATGGGTGCAGCTGCAACCATAGCAGGAGCCGCAGAGGACTTAGAGTCTGACGTAGGATCCCAGAGTAACCCCAACTCACAGGTTCAGCTGGCACCACAGATGGGACACCTGCACCGAATAATCAACAAGGCCGTTTCAGGGGAACCCGTTGCCTACGGAACCTGGTGCGGAATTGCTGGTTCAGTTGCATTTGTCCTTATAAATTCAATGCAGCTACCTGTGATAATGGCCATTGCAATCGGTGCTGTAATCGCTGCAATGGTACACACAACCTACGCTGTAACATCCCACATGGGACGAATTGTCAGCCAGTCCCAGTTCAACCAGCCACTCTTCATGGACATGCTGGTTCAGCATTTAGGCCCAATTGCAGGGCATGGCTTTATTGTGACATTCTGTATTGTAGGATTATCATATCTCATGACATTACCAATCCCTGGATTTGCACACCCATTCCCACTGCCACTTCTTGCAGTGCTATGGGGTATAACAATAGGCGCAATCGGTTCATCAACAGGGGACGTCCACTATGGTGCTGAAAGGGAGTACCAGCAGTACCCATTCGGTGGGGGTATACCTGTTGCGATTCACGGTGACATAACAACAAAGGCAGAGCTTGGAGCAAGGAACTCAATGGACGTTGTTCATTTCTGTGCAAAGTACGGCGGACCGCTGACAGGATTTGCATTCGGCGCAATAGTATTCCTCAGCTTCTGGAACACAATAGTCTTCGGCATAACCGGCGGAATAATATCCGGTCTCATAATAGTCTTGTTACTGATAATCCTCAACAACAGGCTTGAAGTCTCTGCAAGGAACAAATATGGACCATACAAGGAGGAAGAATAA
- a CDS encoding methyl-coenzyme M reductase glutamine C-methyltransferase — MTRVVVLTPEHYTYGSMLIAGVLRDLGYSVELRKGLDGAGADVVFISLQSTIHLLRYRDIINSMGGFRVVGGPVSMAPELVLRYLDVDLVVQGEGEDKVGMAMEVAAGSLDASEMPGAAFKSPEGFMINEPTRCSMKRALPLVPADISQENIRGASVYIETHRGCPGNCTFCQVPEFFGREVRSRPLEDIIREVRELKKSGARRFAISGGTGTLYGSTRFRGVDEGAFTELLSGISEITGPRNLTVPDIRVDMVTPEILDAISEYTNGWVFYGIESGSRRILKRMKKGIKPGDVIEAVELAREHNLKVAGSFIVGYPGEGERDYEETLELADELMLDDYFVSIAEPIPGTELGDEVKELEDEDNPVFMEPSDRKFRSLAEERAFSFMLDSYVFRSVPIPVTDELLRSLQKESREQQEHIETVTRMLKQKL, encoded by the coding sequence ATGACTCGTGTGGTTGTTTTAACACCCGAACACTATACCTACGGTTCAATGCTGATTGCCGGTGTTTTGAGGGACCTTGGCTACAGCGTTGAGCTCAGGAAGGGCCTTGATGGTGCCGGCGCAGATGTGGTGTTCATAAGCCTCCAGTCAACCATCCACCTTCTGAGGTACAGGGATATTATTAATAGTATGGGGGGCTTCAGGGTGGTGGGGGGTCCTGTGAGCATGGCCCCTGAACTTGTGCTCCGCTACCTCGACGTTGACCTTGTAGTCCAGGGCGAGGGTGAGGATAAGGTGGGCATGGCCATGGAGGTTGCAGCTGGAAGTTTGGATGCATCTGAAATGCCTGGAGCAGCATTTAAATCTCCTGAAGGGTTTATGATCAATGAACCAACCCGCTGCTCCATGAAAAGGGCCCTCCCACTTGTGCCTGCAGATATCTCACAGGAGAACATAAGGGGTGCCAGTGTCTACATTGAAACCCACAGGGGCTGCCCCGGCAACTGCACATTCTGCCAGGTCCCGGAATTCTTCGGCCGTGAGGTCCGCAGCAGACCCCTAGAGGACATCATAAGGGAGGTCAGGGAACTAAAGAAATCCGGGGCCAGGAGGTTTGCAATAAGCGGGGGAACCGGAACACTCTATGGAAGCACCAGATTCAGGGGTGTTGATGAGGGTGCATTCACTGAGCTCCTCAGCGGTATAAGTGAAATCACAGGGCCCCGGAATCTTACAGTGCCCGATATAAGGGTGGATATGGTGACCCCTGAGATCCTTGATGCCATATCAGAATACACCAATGGATGGGTGTTCTATGGTATAGAGTCAGGGAGCAGGAGGATCCTTAAAAGGATGAAGAAGGGCATCAAACCCGGGGATGTTATTGAGGCTGTTGAACTTGCCCGGGAACATAATCTGAAGGTTGCAGGGTCATTCATAGTGGGGTATCCCGGTGAAGGTGAAAGGGACTATGAGGAGACCCTGGAACTTGCAGATGAACTAATGCTTGATGACTACTTTGTGAGCATCGCTGAACCGATACCCGGCACGGAACTTGGTGATGAGGTTAAGGAGCTTGAAGATGAAGATAACCCTGTATTCATGGAGCCATCCGACAGGAAGTTCAGGAGTCTGGCTGAGGAGAGGGCCTTCAGTTTCATGCTTGATTCATATGTATTCAGGAGCGTGCCCATCCCTGTGACCGATGAACTCCTGAGGTCACTTCAGAAGGAGTCCCGTGAACAGCAGGAACATATAGAGACTGTTACGCGTATGTTGAAGCAGAAACTGTAG
- the mtrD gene encoding tetrahydromethanopterin S-methyltransferase subunit D, whose amino-acid sequence MDPLLLIGAITAGGVLIGGGVHFVPVGGAPAAMATATGVGTGTAMLAAGAGLTGLITAAAMTGQSPLMIMAAGAVGSMLMIGITMLVGNLIYVYGVGTVPVSAKVSVDPITGMEQEKYVTPGTEGHGLPTVCFVSGIIGGALGGIGGGLIYWALNEALKTLSYGAMGAAGIAAIFAVGIFFINAVIASYNIGGTIEGFHDPKFKRIGRGIIACLIASIVAGALSTLLVYGGVF is encoded by the coding sequence ATGGATCCATTATTACTGATAGGAGCTATAACCGCTGGAGGAGTACTCATAGGTGGAGGTGTACACTTCGTACCTGTGGGTGGTGCACCAGCAGCTATGGCAACAGCAACAGGTGTGGGTACCGGTACAGCGATGCTGGCTGCAGGTGCGGGTCTTACAGGACTCATAACCGCCGCAGCAATGACCGGACAGTCACCCCTCATGATAATGGCTGCCGGTGCAGTTGGTTCAATGCTCATGATAGGTATCACCATGCTGGTGGGTAACCTGATCTATGTTTATGGTGTTGGTACCGTTCCAGTATCTGCAAAGGTCAGTGTGGACCCAATAACAGGCATGGAACAGGAAAAATACGTCACCCCCGGTACCGAGGGCCATGGTCTTCCAACGGTCTGTTTTGTCAGCGGTATAATTGGAGGAGCCCTCGGTGGAATCGGTGGTGGGCTCATTTACTGGGCACTCAACGAGGCCCTCAAGACCCTGTCATATGGTGCAATGGGTGCTGCGGGTATTGCAGCAATCTTTGCCGTAGGTATATTCTTCATAAACGCGGTTATTGCATCATATAACATTGGAGGTACAATAGAAGGTTTCCACGATCCTAAGTTCAAGAGGATCGGCAGAGGAATAATTGCATGTCTCATAGCCTCCATTGTTGCAGGGGCCCTTTCAACATTACTCGTATACGGAGGTGTCTTCTAA
- the mcrD gene encoding methyl-coenzyme M reductase operon protein D, which yields MDVQIFPHRLLGADTTEKLLNRLEDIHGVKRMVIHGQRLPPEDHPDRRIINVKGQEFELQVKTGRVLLEVEDEETITDIKRVCEDLLPFGYDVTPGKYIRTQKTVTDEIKYGENLDEIPDELIGLTDQNARLSERATIIKKKKEH from the coding sequence ATGGACGTTCAGATATTTCCTCACAGGCTGCTAGGGGCTGACACCACAGAGAAACTCCTTAACCGCCTTGAGGACATCCACGGCGTTAAACGAATGGTGATCCACGGACAGAGACTACCACCAGAGGACCACCCTGACAGGCGCATAATCAACGTAAAAGGCCAGGAATTTGAACTTCAGGTTAAAACTGGCCGTGTGCTGCTTGAAGTGGAGGACGAGGAGACAATAACGGATATCAAGAGGGTTTGCGAGGATCTCCTGCCCTTTGGATATGATGTTACTCCCGGCAAATACATAAGAACACAGAAGACCGTCACAGACGAGATAAAGTACGGCGAGAACCTTGATGAGATTCCTGATGAACTCATAGGTCTCACGGATCAGAACGCCAGGCTCAGTGAAAGGGCCACAATAATAAAAAAGAAGAAGGAGCATTAG
- the mcrB gene encoding coenzyme-B sulfoethylthiotransferase subunit beta, whose protein sequence is MAKFEDKVDLYDDRGNLVEEQVPLEALSPLRNPAIKSIVQGIKRTVAVNLEGIENALKTAKVGGPACKIMGRELDLDIVGNAESIAAAAKEMIQVTEDDDTNVELLGGGKRALVQVPSARFDVAAEYSAAPLVTATAFVQAIINEFDVSMYDANMVKAAVLGRYPQSVEYMGANIATMLDIPQKLEGPGYALRNIMVNHVVAATLKNTLQAAALSTILEQTAMFEMGDAVGAFERMHLLGLAYQGMNADNLVFDLVKANGKEGTVGSVIADLVERALEDGVITVEKELTDYKVYGTDDLAMWNAYAAAGLMAATMVNQGAARAAQGVSSTLLYYNDLIEFETGLPSVDFGKVEGTAVGFSFFSHSIYGGGGPGIFNGNHIVTRHSKGFAIPCVAAAMALDAGTQMFSPEATSGLIKEVFSQVDEFREPLKYVVEAAAEIKNEI, encoded by the coding sequence ATGGCGAAGTTTGAGGATAAGGTCGACTTGTACGATGACAGAGGCAACCTCGTCGAAGAACAGGTGCCATTAGAAGCTCTAAGTCCATTAAGGAACCCCGCCATTAAAAGCATAGTGCAGGGGATTAAAAGGACAGTGGCTGTGAACCTTGAAGGTATAGAAAACGCCCTGAAGACAGCGAAGGTCGGCGGACCTGCCTGTAAGATAATGGGCCGTGAACTCGACCTCGACATTGTCGGGAACGCCGAGTCAATAGCAGCCGCTGCAAAGGAAATGATACAGGTAACTGAGGACGACGACACCAACGTCGAACTCCTTGGCGGAGGTAAAAGGGCACTCGTACAGGTCCCAAGTGCAAGGTTCGATGTTGCAGCAGAATACTCTGCAGCACCACTCGTAACCGCCACAGCATTTGTCCAGGCCATAATCAACGAGTTTGATGTTAGCATGTACGATGCTAACATGGTTAAAGCAGCCGTTCTGGGAAGATATCCACAGTCTGTGGAGTACATGGGGGCAAACATAGCAACAATGCTGGACATTCCACAGAAACTGGAAGGCCCAGGATACGCACTCAGGAACATCATGGTGAACCATGTTGTTGCAGCCACACTCAAAAACACACTCCAGGCAGCAGCACTATCAACCATACTTGAACAGACAGCAATGTTTGAGATGGGTGATGCTGTAGGAGCATTTGAAAGGATGCACCTCCTTGGACTTGCATACCAGGGAATGAACGCAGACAACCTGGTCTTTGACCTTGTTAAGGCCAACGGTAAAGAAGGTACAGTTGGATCAGTAATAGCAGACCTGGTTGAAAGGGCCCTGGAAGACGGTGTCATAACAGTTGAGAAGGAACTCACAGACTACAAGGTCTACGGCACAGACGACCTTGCAATGTGGAACGCCTACGCAGCAGCTGGACTCATGGCAGCCACAATGGTTAACCAGGGTGCAGCAAGGGCAGCTCAGGGTGTATCATCAACTCTGCTCTACTACAACGACCTCATAGAATTCGAAACAGGACTTCCAAGCGTGGACTTCGGTAAAGTGGAAGGTACAGCTGTAGGATTTTCATTCTTCAGCCACTCCATCTACGGTGGTGGTGGACCAGGTATCTTCAACGGAAACCACATCGTTACAAGGCACAGTAAGGGATTCGCTATACCCTGCGTGGCAGCCGCAATGGCACTGGATGCAGGAACCCAGATGTTCTCACCAGAAGCAACCTCTGGACTCATAAAAGAAGTATTCAGCCAGGTTGACGAGTTCCGAGAACCACTCAAATATGTTGTGGAGGCAGCAGCTGAGATTAAAAACGAAATCTAA